In Veillonellales bacterium, one DNA window encodes the following:
- the cysS gene encoding cysteine--tRNA ligase — translation MTIKVYNTLTKQKEEFVPGEPGKVKIYVCGVTPYNHPHIGNARPFVTWDVIKRYLEKQGYKVQHVQNFTDVDDKIIKTAAGEGVTWDVIANRYIAAYFEVMDQLHVRRADVYPRVSEHMPEIVAMVKTLVDKGFAYVVDGDVYYGVERFADYGKLSGRSLEDMKAGARVGIDERKEHPMDFALWKSAKPGEPAWESPWGLGRPGWHIECSAMSLKYLGNSFDFHGGGSDLIFPHHENELAQSEAYTGAAPFVRYWLHNGFITVNEEKMSKSLGNFFLVKDILAHYPAEVLRYFILATHYRSPLDFSDERLTEAGRSLERLRTAVEHLQDLAATPAGTDSELSAAMEQGAVKAQQDFFAAMDDDFNTALAISMMFGLTKEINIYHSAVAAGKVSCDHAAVEAVRAIYFAMADILGLLVQERAGKSDAADELVEPLLDIIINIRQEARQKKDWATADGIRDSLNAIGIVLEDSPQGIRWKKR, via the coding sequence GAAACAAAAAGAAGAGTTTGTACCCGGTGAACCGGGCAAGGTAAAGATTTATGTCTGCGGTGTTACGCCTTATAATCATCCCCATATTGGGAATGCCCGGCCCTTTGTTACCTGGGATGTGATTAAACGATACCTGGAAAAACAAGGCTACAAAGTACAGCATGTCCAGAATTTTACCGATGTGGATGATAAAATTATTAAAACAGCTGCTGGGGAGGGTGTAACCTGGGATGTGATTGCCAATCGCTATATAGCCGCTTATTTTGAAGTTATGGACCAGCTGCATGTCCGTAGGGCCGATGTGTATCCCCGGGTTTCCGAGCATATGCCGGAGATCGTGGCTATGGTTAAGACTTTGGTGGATAAAGGCTTTGCTTATGTGGTGGATGGTGATGTTTATTACGGCGTTGAACGTTTTGCCGACTACGGCAAACTGAGCGGACGGAGTCTGGAAGATATGAAGGCCGGTGCCCGGGTTGGCATTGATGAACGAAAAGAGCATCCGATGGATTTTGCCTTATGGAAGAGCGCCAAACCGGGTGAACCTGCCTGGGAAAGCCCCTGGGGCCTCGGCAGGCCGGGATGGCATATTGAGTGTTCGGCCATGTCTCTGAAATATCTTGGTAATAGTTTTGATTTTCATGGCGGCGGCAGCGATTTGATCTTTCCCCACCATGAAAATGAACTGGCTCAGTCGGAAGCTTATACCGGGGCGGCACCTTTCGTCCGTTATTGGCTGCACAATGGGTTTATTACTGTGAATGAAGAAAAAATGAGTAAATCTCTGGGCAATTTCTTCTTGGTGAAAGATATTTTGGCGCATTATCCGGCAGAAGTGCTGCGCTACTTTATTTTGGCAACCCATTACCGCAGCCCGCTGGATTTCAGCGACGAAAGGCTGACGGAAGCCGGACGAAGTCTGGAACGGCTGCGTACGGCAGTGGAACATTTACAAGACTTGGCAGCCACTCCGGCGGGTACTGACAGTGAGTTATCTGCGGCGATGGAGCAAGGGGCGGTTAAGGCGCAGCAAGATTTTTTTGCGGCTATGGATGATGATTTTAATACGGCTTTGGCAATCAGCATGATGTTTGGCCTGACGAAGGAAATCAATATTTATCATAGTGCAGTGGCTGCCGGGAAAGTTTCCTGTGATCATGCGGCAGTTGAAGCCGTTCGCGCGATTTATTTTGCCATGGCCGATATTTTGGGGCTGCTGGTCCAGGAAAGAGCGGGTAAGAGCGATGCCGCCGACGAGCTTGTGGAACCGCTGTTGGATATTATCATCAACATTCGGCAGGAAGCACGGCAGAAAAAGGATTGGGCTACAGCTGACG